The Lolium perenne isolate Kyuss_39 chromosome 6, Kyuss_2.0, whole genome shotgun sequence genome segment CAtcatcaataagaagaaattcaTGAGTTCTAACCAGGAATTATATGAAACTGAAGCGTAAGAAAACAATCAACATGTATTTTAATCCTTGTGTTTCCTTTGATCCAAGCAGTATCTATAAGCCAAGAAAAAAATCTGTGGACTCCAACTATGAAAATTCCTCAATAAGAAAATGGCTTACTCCTCCGCTTGAAATGTTCAATAACCATATGCTTCACATTCGAACAAAGTAAGTAAACATATACAAATGTATACGGAATAGATATTGCATTATCTAATATTTGGTACAATGAAATAGTACAACTGAAGTGGAAAGGGAAGCTCGTAACTCATATGGTTTGTGCCATGCAGGGCAAAATAAGATCTCGATTTGCCGAAGCTGTGCATCTAAAGTGGTTATAAATTCGATCGTCAATCCATTCACAGAATACCGCTAACTTCCCAGTTGTCGTTGTCCTCATCGCGGCGGGTTCTCACAGCCTCTGAGTCCCCCTCGTCTTCTGGGAACCTGCGGTCATCCATCATACGCCTGCAGAAATTTTGACATGCCCGGTTAAGTTTTTGTAAAAGTGTGTTTACATGTCAATGAAGTTTGGTTATCGCAGCAGAAAACATATGAGAATGGTAATGCACTGTCTGAAAGTTGAAGATTGTAGTAGAAACCAGTTACAAAGATAATTAAATCTGAATTTTCTTTCATGGTAGAGCCTGTTATTTCCTAAAGATATCTTTTTTTTAACTGATTTCCTAAAGATATCTGTACACAAGCCCAACCAAAATCTAGTCATCCTATCTGCAAACCATCAACAAAATTGTGCTCCTACAACCACGGCAGGCAGCAGCTCATTCAATTTTGATGACATCTTTCTGCAAATTTCTATCACTTCCCCACGAGTTCAAGTTCGTGTTGGCATCACCACAAACACTGTCTATCTGAAGTCTGAACTCTTCATTATAACAGCATGAAATCCTAAAACAATCAAACCCTGCACAATTCGCATCACATTTGTGTTCTGCTTCAACGTCAACAAATTTCGCAGGACATGAGACTAAGCATAGCTAAGGCATCTCAATTCAGCTAAAGCGTCAAGAAAAAGTTGCCAAGTTAACCTGCGGCGGTTGCGGCGGCCGGCCTCGCGGGCCTTGCGGATCTTGATGTCCTTGGCGTTCTCGTGCCTCCGGCGCCGCTTGATCTCCTGGAGCAGGCCGGCCTTCATCACCTCCCGCCTGAacctacggaagatggagtcctcACCCTCCCCCTCGTCCACCACGATCTGCACGTTGTAGCCCTTCGAGGCGAGCACGGCCGTAGGGGCACGGCGGGGAGCCATTTGGACAGCCGACGGCGCGGAGCTCTTCCCGGAGAACGGAGCAAGCGGAAACTGGAGCAGGGCGCTCAGCATGGAAGTAGCGGTAGGGGCGGCCATGGCGGTGGCCTTCGATTAGTCGGCTCTAGTGGTTGCTGTGCTTTCTTTGAGTTCCGGGTTTTGGATGAGGCTCGGGAAAGAAGGAGGGTGAGGCTTGGCTTATCCCCTTATTTATTCGTCAGTTTTGGAGGGAAGTgacagttttctttcttggaataTCTTTTCTACTAACTTTCACAATTCGAATAATGAATTCATTTAACAACACAAGTAACATGATTGCCATTTACAAAAAGTACTATCTCTTTGTTGGATAATTCTTCAATACAAATAGACAGATGGAAAATCATTTCGGAGAGAAGCGTCAACTTTTCTGCTTTGGAATACTTTTCTAAGTTTAAGAAGCAAAATCATGAATTACTTCAACAAAATAATAAACTGGTTGGCATTCAAAAAAAAGAACAAAACAACAATTGCTTCTAGATTGATGCAGGGGGGGAGGACACAAAGGTAGAGTTACACCAGGCCGCAAAACTGTTGGAGCAAGTGGTTGTTGAATTCTTCACGATGAGAAGGAGGTGGGCATCATGAATTCCGAAGCTAAGGGTGATGAAATTTAAAAAGCCGGCCATCCAGAGTTTAGGAAAAATGAAAAGGCTTCGCACTTGGTGCGTAGATGGTGGTTGAGAGGGGAGATAGATGGTTTTGCGAAAAGGGAGTGTAGTGCTTCTATTTCGATTGTTTTCTTCTTTGCCTTTTCTCTTCACTGTTTGTGCCTTCGTTTGTTAGGATTTGTATTCTAGCATTAAGATATGTCCGATGATGGTGGTTTGTGGCGTTGTGGTAAAAAACATTGTAATCTGATTTCTATTAATGGAAATCGGGGTTGCCCTATTTTTTTTTAAAACAATGTACCCCCTTTATTTTTTGATACTTCTTCAATAGAAATGGACATATGTAACTATAATCATTATTTCCTATTTCCTATTAAACTAGATCAATCACTGTCTTCGTCTGCATTTTCACAACGCTAATTGATGAAGCAAATAATGATAGTACCATATCGGGAGTCGTGGAATTGTTAGACCAACTTAAATATGGAGCTCGCACAGACCAATCACGACCTTACTTGAACACGatctaaaaaaaagaaaaaaattgttTCTGAATTGATTACTGGAGTAATTTGCAGGGGAAGGAGGACGCAAAGGTGGAGTTACACCAAGCCACAAAATTGTTGCAGCAAGTCGTTGTTGAATTCTTCAGAGCGAGAAGGAGGAGGGCGTCATGGATTCCGAAGCTAGCAGGGTGATGAAATTTAAAAAGTGTTTGTAAATTGTTGCATGATCTTTGGGTGCTTGCCATCCACAGATTTCAGGAAAAATGAAAAGCTTCGGGCTGAGTGCGTAGATGGTGGTTGAGAGGGAAGATAGATCAGGCAGTGGTTTTGCGAAAAGGGAGTGTAGTGCTCCTGTTTTTCATGTTGTTTTTTTCTCTGTCTTTTCTTTTCACTGGTTGTGCCTTTTTTTGTTAGGATTTATATTCTAGCATTAAAATATGTCCCATGATGTTGGTTTGTGGCGTTGTGGTGAAAAACATTGTAATCTGATTTCTATGAATGGAAATCGAGGCTTCcccttttctaaaaaaaacattgTACTCCCTTTATTTTTGGATAGTTCTTCGGTAGAAATGGACATATGTAACTAAAATCATTATTTCCTATTTCCTATAAAACTAGATCAATCTTTGTCTTCTTCTTCATGTAGGTTACTCTTACTAGCAAGTAGCGAAGATTGAATGGCTACACATTACATTTGTGGCTGGTAAAACTTTGAGTATGTGTTGCCATTCGAAACAAACAACATAATTAAGCTTTAGCTTATGGTTGTTGAGCTGTTGCAAAATTACATTCAAAATTAGAAATATTTAGTTAACTAGCAAAAACGGGTGGAACAAACGGGATTACAATTTTCTACCCTGCAAGAGCACACTACATCTAGTGAGGTTGTGGGTTTCCTTGTTCGAGCTCCTTTCTTCATGAACAAGGCCATCTCCTCAGAATTGCTAGCAATCTCCTTAATGTCTTAGACGATGTGTGCATAAAGGCTCATAGTTCCCTACTCCAAACTCGAGATGACACTCACCACTATCACCCTTTGAGCATTGACGTCCAACACAGGAGAATCTGCCTAGCGGCATAGAAGTGCTTCTAGGGTTCCGACGTCCATGTTCCCTTGGAACACAACACCGATGCTTCCTGAATTCTCCGTCAGCATCACGGGGCCCTGCCGCGAATGCATCCAGCCAATGTTCCTCCCTATGGCCGCATTGACGGTCATCTTCAGCATGCCCTGTGGAGGTGGGCTCCATGTTGGAGGTTCAGTGTGTACAGCCGCCGCCAAATTGCTCAGAAGGTGATGAACTCCCTAACCTAGCCCTCATGGCGGAGCGCTTTTAGAAAATATAAGTGAGGATTTAAAATTTTGTGGGGATAGTCCCTACAAAAGGCTCGAAGAAGTTGGCCACAAGTGATTTGTCCTTCCTATATGCTCTTGCTCACACCATTATATTGTAGGCCATGGGAGGCCTACAGGACCAACAAACATAATGGGCCGTCCAGTTTAACGCCTATATGGACTTAACTTTGATCGCAGACTACGGCACCGCTGATTCATTCCAACGGCCATACCGACTCGGACTCGTGATTGGTGATCCATAAATATTGCCCTTACGTGCACCAACCGCTATTAGCGAAGCGAAATCGACACGATGGCCGCCGACCGTCTCTCCGACCTCCACGACGATCTCCTCCAGCGCAGTGGCGAAGGACGAAAAAAATTTGAGGTCGGGCAAAATTTTAAACAAAAAAAGTGACGCAAAAAATAAACTGTTTTGACACATTAATAGTTCATACGATGGTAAGCATAGTCATACCTCCAGCTTCTAGAACCACATGCTCCGAAGTCCCCTGACCTCCTTCCACTtattgttcttgctcttgttCTTCGTGTGCTACATCACTCGCACGTTCTGGGTGCTCGGGTTAGAGCTATTTTTGGCCCCTTCTTCCACATGCTCTTCAGCTTGATTTGGCATAATATTTGCAGTTTCTTCATGGGTGTTTGGTTTACATTGGCTGCTACTAGCAATGGACACAAAATATCTCTTCAAATCTGCAATTGAAATTCGAAAACATAAAATACATTAGTAGTTTGCCAATGTTATGGAGCTCACAATTCACAAATTTAAACTTTATCCAATTGAAAAAAAACATCTACAATTGTACCTCCTCTTTTAGCTAGAGCGTTCTTCCCTTTCCTGTCCATCTTGATTCTTCTGAAACCTCGACCAGAAAATCACAGCGACAAACTCTTCGAACTTTGGACTGCAAAATCTCGTAGTAAACCTAGACCGGCACCAGGTGATCTGTAGCCTGCAGTAGGGACAGTGATAGGCGGTTAGGAAGGTGCGGACGGAGGCCGGGAGGCGCAATGGAAGACGACGAGGCCGGACCGCTGGAGTGCTGTATCCTGGCTGATCCGGTGATCACGTCGACGGTTGATTGTCGAAAACGAACACGCGGGCGGCTGGCTCGCTCGTTTCCCTGGGGGCACGGCGGCACGCGATCGCTGGTGGTTTTCCTAGGAGCGATCGTTCCCGTATACGTATATGGCAGACCTATCGATCGATCGTTCCCGTATAGGCAGATCGCACGGCCGGCCCAGCTAGGTAGCAGCCCAGTTTGTTCCGTGAGCCTATTTCCTCTTTACCTTTCTGTTTTTTTCTTCAGAAACGGACATAACTTGCACAAAACTGATTGTATGTGTGTAGATGCATATATATACTAGTGGAATGCCCGTGCTTTGCTACGGTTTATTGACGTCCGCTTAATTTATATCTTCTAAAAATGTTTGCACTTTATTGCCTTTGCCCTTCATCATTGTAGCTAAACATCATGACTTTTTTAATCGGAGTCATCACTGTCTTGTCACGGTACAATGTTGCAGCCCTATAATGTGTACATACGCGGTCGTCTAGGAGCAAGCACATCATACTTATGGACACGACGCAAGTAACAAGCACAACTCGAGCAtataatatttttatttttaaaaacttCAGCTTATATTAAATAGAACCACACACAGAGTTACAATTTCTATTGATCAGACCAACCACACACGGGGCGCTGAAACAGAGAACACAGGCTCATTTACACCCTAGTTTAGCTAACTCGTGTGCAACTAAATTGTTTGCACGATCTACCTTAGCAGCTACAAAACCTGGTAAAAACTAAGTAGGTCCTTCATTTCACGAATCAAGCCAGATATAGCAGACTTGCTGCAGCACAATCATTCTCTATATGATGGCTTTAATACTCTGAATACCGGCCACAGCTTCTGCTACCTCCGCAGTTGGACAATGATCAATATGACCCCAGGCTGCCAGCAAGGTTTTGCCAACTTCATCCCTTAGGATTGCCCCCCACGAGCCTGTGTTTGTGTCTACTGAAAAACCCGCATCAAAATTTAGTTTACACCAGCCTTGGGCTGGAATAGTCCAGGTGACAGAAGAGGTGTTCTTTCTATCGTTGCTAGTATCAATCGGACAGTACAGAGGTTTCTTCCCTTCGGAATCGATAACTTCTTCAATCTCTCTAGTATCATCTGTGGACGCTAAATAAGATTGGAGGAAGACAGACGATTGCACAATCGAACACTTACCATCGCCAAAAATTACTTTATTTCATAAGTGTCAGGTTCTCGACCAGAGAAACAAGAGTTTTGCCCGCATTCTGGCATCTACTTGGCTGAGCAGGACGATGGCCCAATCATCCCCTGTGAACCTTAGGTTGTTCTCAGGTGGCAGGTCCCATTCTTCTCGCATTTTCTGCCTCAGTGCCCTTGCTTTTGTACAgataatcatagcatggaaacttGTTTCAGCTTCAGTGCCACAGATTGAGCATGTGGGTAAGATATCCATTTTTCTCCTGCATCTATGTACATAGTATAATTGGATGGGCGTGTTTCCCGCCATCCTTTTTTCATGAGTCTCCTCACTGCCTTAACTGGGCATGGTCGTCCGCTCATATGATTGGTAGCGCATGACTACAGTTGTTGCATCACAAACCTGATCGAACTTGCTTCctcgaagagaaaaagaaaaggaaagggaaACTTAAATTGCCGCTCTATGCATGATCTGGTTGGTCCTTTGGGtggcgaattttttttaaataatacacatttttttgtttatttcagaaataatactcggttttgagatatttcagaaataatacactgTCGGGTTCAGGAAACCCGAAATTTGAAActcggggtagaggaacccgaaatttcaaaaatcggggtagaggaacccgactAATCCTGTTTCCGCGCGAAAAAGAAGGAAttggggtagaggaacccgaaatttcagaattagggtagaggaacccgaaatttcaaaaatcGGGGTAGAGTAACCCGAAATATGTGGGAATCTCGGGGTCGCCTAACCCGATTCACTAATATCGGGTTTCTAAAACCCGAttctttcttttccttttctttttcctttttcgccCTCCCGCCAAAAGAATAagtcgggttcctctaccccgattttgaaatttcgggttcctctaccccgagTTTTAAATTTCGGGTTCAACGaacccgacggtgtattatttctgaaatatctcaaaaccgagtattatttctgaaataaacaaaaaaaagtgtattatttaaaaaaaatgcgCCTTTGggtgaattaattgttgttgctaACCTTACCATATCAAACAACTTATTCGATATTACTTCACATGCAATTTTGACAGAAACTATAATCTGTCTACACATTTCAGTTATTTTGTTGTAATAAGGACTGGAGAACAAAATATAagtaagcttcattttagatgacCAAGAAACACAAGTAGGTTCAGTTCAATTGAAAAAATGCAGATTTTTAAAGAATGTACACCAGAAATTGCATATTGGTGTACTGAAGTTCTTTCCATCTTTCCTACATTTGATGTAGACGTCCATCAATCCATCCTAAACCAGATTGTCTGCCACGGAAAATACAAAGGGATAAAAACTTGAATAAATAGGATGAACATAAGTTCAAGCTGGACAAGATCACCCTTTTGTTGTTACCTGAAGGACACGGGGACCAAGAAGAACTCCATGTCAGCATTGCTGGAAGGGAGGTTGAGGATTACAGGGAACAACATTGGCGGCGTGACAGTCAATATAATCCCTGCCACGCCGGGTCTCCTCCCTAATCTAAGGTGCAGCACCATGACCATGATAAGTTCCATTGAAATGCTCAAGCGTTTTTCTAGAAGCACAAACAATGGGTAGAATAAAATATCTTAAGAAAACTACACCAAACAAaagactaaaggatgaagtgaactGAAGATGAGTGCAATACCTCGAGGAAATCATTGAATTCCACTTTTATTCGAGGAGCTTTCTTACCAGAAGCTTCACGAAATAAGTGGAACAGAACAAAAACGCCCATGGCAATGTAGCTATAAGAAAAACTGATGTCTCCACCGCTCCAGTCATTACACAAATAACTCATGAACAAAAGCTGACAAAAAATCAGAACGCGCATATTTCCAAAGTTGGTTCTTCGCATAAGCACCACAATGGTTACCAACATACATGACTAAAGATCTTGAATGCTTTAGTGTAATCTGTAGAAATAAAATGCCTTAGCAGGGTAAACCATCTTGTAGATGCTTACCTTTTCTACGAAGTTCGGAGTACAGAACGTCGACAATGAAAAATAATGTGGTACGGATAGGGCAAAACTCCAGGTACCATGTTTCAACTCGTCTGCATCTAGTGAAAAAAATCCATTGCACAAAAGATCATACCACACGGTAAATGGTTTGATTGCTGCAGATTTCGTCAATCGGAACGGAATTAACCTGCAATATGAGAGAATGGATtcgatgagagagagagagacgccaTGGGAGATGATTGGTATGGGCAGCCACGTTCGCAGATGGTCCTTTTCGAGAGATGACCTCCTGGTGGACAAAAACAATGCGGTGGCGACAACCTCCTGGTCTAGGTAGGGTGCGTCGGGGTCAGCTGCAAGACAGGCGTCATTAGCGGCATGCGTCGTGGTCGGTACGAAGTAAGTCTCGGCAGACAGGTGTCGACGACGACAAGTCCCTAGTGCAGCCAAGCTGGCGATATGGAGAGTTCCTAGTGCAGGAAGGCGGTCTCTACGCCGGTGTGTACCTGGGAATACAAACAAACACATCGCTTATATGAGCACTGGCTAATGGTAGACACATCTGTAAATAGATGGTTGGTCCTGCAAAGAAATTAAACATCATCATGCAAACTGACTAAGATATAAATGCATGCAAATATATATTATAGAGAAGTTGTGAGTATTTTAATGAATACATACCATTCAAATTAAGCATGTGGATTTGATATTTAATTTCTAGCCTCTACAGAGAAGGAATATTTAACAGGCTTGTGTTGGATGATTAGCATAAGCAGGCAAGCACCATTTGATTACAGTTTTGTTGAGCTATCTGTATTTGGTTAGCACACGTATCTGTCCTACGACTGTATTGTATATTTTCACGGTGAAAAATTGATAATGGACCAGAAAAACAAACATCCCAGCTAATTGCGCACAATATGTCTACTGGAGTAAACCATTCACGCATCAATGCTGAAATAAATACGACCTTTTATAACTTATGTGTACTGAAATAAATACATAAAAAGAAACCAAATGACAAATCACCACATGATTCCATTTCTCATGCACCACCTACCTCAGAAACTTAAAATGTGCTACCTTTTGTAGATTATTATAACTCCAATGATTATTCTTACCTTTAAAATAAATTCTTTGTTgcgtgattttctaacttttgggCTGGCATCTCCTGACCAaacaagctctagcacatgaatgTATATGTTCCAATGTCTATACGCGACAGAAGAGCAAACATGTGCTTATATACCAACATGATCCATGACCTGCATGAGTATGATACTTTTAGCACCAATGGCCCTCTTGGACAATAAATCAAATGGAAATTTGTAGGTCATAATTCCACCTGTAGTGTGTGGAAGAACAACAGATCATATGTGAAAACCAAAGCCACTTACAGTCAAATTATTCCTCCTATAGTACTCTAGCCATGTGTGCTTGATCAGATAGATGTTGTTTTGATCAAACTCTTCTCTTGGGGCAAGCTGACGGACTGATTTTGCAGAGGAGCAAGAACCTCCAATTCCCCTCCTGCTGACTCCAGTATGGAAACAAAAGTAATCCAAACCGAGCACTTCCCGTATGTGCCTGCCCATACAGTATTGGTTCAAATTGCTGAAACATAGCCCGGCTTGCATGCCTTGCAATTGCCATGTTTTCTTTCGGCACAACAACATCCTGCACCAGACAAAAAGATATTCAG includes the following:
- the LOC127308179 gene encoding uncharacterized protein, whose translation is MAAPTATSMLSALLQFPLAPFSGKSSAPSAVQMAPRRAPTAVLASKGYNVQIVVDEGEGEDSIFRRFRREVMKAGLLQEIKRRRRHENAKDIKIRKAREAGRRNRRRRMMDDRRFPEDEGDSEAVRTRRDEDNDNWEVSGIL